One part of the Mycobacterium marinum genome encodes these proteins:
- a CDS encoding exonuclease domain-containing protein produces MAETSVTEKPSRQLIVVDVETTGLSPGVHLPIEVAAVNVDTGEYLYFVPKVPEGTFDNADDEALAINRYYERGLYKRRQHAWPPTHADYCTLWDMLSGNTFAGCNPAFDSQMVTAGFSAVKGALCSSLSIPRPWHHRLADLAAYAGPALHLAPNELVGLADICAQLGVTNHAEHTALGDAQATAECFRILTQHYADTMETVK; encoded by the coding sequence ATGGCAGAAACCAGTGTAACCGAGAAGCCTTCCAGGCAACTGATTGTCGTGGACGTGGAGACCACCGGACTGAGCCCAGGTGTGCATTTGCCGATCGAGGTGGCGGCCGTCAACGTCGACACCGGCGAGTACCTGTATTTCGTCCCGAAAGTGCCGGAGGGCACGTTTGATAACGCAGACGATGAAGCGCTCGCGATCAACCGCTACTACGAACGCGGGCTTTACAAACGGCGTCAACACGCATGGCCGCCAACGCATGCGGACTACTGCACTCTATGGGACATGCTATCCGGCAACACTTTTGCCGGATGTAACCCGGCGTTCGACTCCCAGATGGTCACAGCAGGCTTTTCCGCAGTTAAAGGCGCTCTGTGCAGTTCATTGTCCATTCCCCGCCCGTGGCATCACCGCCTAGCCGACCTCGCCGCCTACGCCGGACCGGCACTACACCTGGCGCCCAATGAGCTTGTTGGCCTGGCCGATATCTGCGCCCAGCTCGGCGTCACCAACCACGCGGAACACACCGCACTCGGCGACGCGCAGGCCACCGCCGAATGCTTCCGCATCCTGACCCAGCATTACGCCGACACGATGGAGACGGTGAAATGA
- a CDS encoding glutaredoxin domain-containing protein, producing the protein MITPIVTVYTRNHPKCMACEATKRRLSRRGIAFSEVDIDDDPNIGEAIAYLGLTSLPVVLAETSTGERYWSGFRPDKIDALAVVA; encoded by the coding sequence GTGATCACCCCAATCGTCACCGTCTATACCCGCAATCACCCCAAGTGCATGGCGTGCGAGGCGACGAAACGCCGCCTGAGCCGGCGCGGGATTGCGTTCAGCGAGGTCGACATCGATGATGACCCGAACATCGGCGAGGCGATCGCCTACCTGGGTCTGACCTCATTGCCGGTGGTGCTGGCCGAGACCAGCACCGGTGAGCGATATTGGTCCGGGTTCCGGCCCGACAAGATCGACGCGCTGGCGGTGGTCGCGTGA
- a CDS encoding pentapeptide repeat-containing protein, translating to MIEIKSRTGHVLYTAAHARDLRQAVEEAVKAGANLTRAYLTRAYLADAYLVDADLTDADLTRANLARANLTRANLNRADLTGADLTDAYLTRANLARANLTRANLNRADLTGADLTDAYLTDADLTRVYLTRAYLTRAYLADAYLAGADLAGADLTDAYLAGAKQIDLVIARLAVLPDEGDVIGWKRAAGGKIVKLRIPGDARRSNATGRKCRAETAEVLAIFDADGQPCQSAISTRDYNFKYWVGETVRPTKPFDENRWNECASGIHFYITRAEAEAHL from the coding sequence ATGATCGAAATCAAGTCGAGGACAGGCCACGTGCTGTACACCGCGGCCCATGCGCGGGATTTACGGCAAGCAGTAGAGGAGGCAGTCAAAGCCGGCGCGAACCTGACCCGCGCGTACCTGACCCGCGCGTACCTGGCCGACGCGTACTTGGTCGACGCGGACCTGACCGACGCGGACCTGACCCGCGCGAACCTGGCCCGCGCGAACCTGACCCGCGCGAACCTGAACCGCGCGGACCTGACCGGCGCGGACCTGACCGACGCGTACCTGACCCGCGCGAACCTGGCCCGCGCGAACCTGACCCGCGCGAACCTGAACCGCGCGGACCTGACCGGCGCGGACCTGACCGACGCGTACCTGACCGACGCGGACCTGACCCGCGTGTACCTGACCCGCGCGTACCTGACCCGCGCGTACCTGGCCGACGCGTACTTGGCCGGCGCGGACCTGGCCGGCGCGGACCTGACCGACGCGTACCTGGCCGGCGCGAAACAAATAGACCTTGTGATCGCTCGGCTGGCAGTACTACCCGATGAGGGTGATGTCATCGGGTGGAAGAGGGCGGCTGGCGGAAAGATCGTCAAGCTGCGTATCCCTGGTGATGCTAGGCGGTCTAACGCGACTGGGCGTAAATGCCGAGCAGAGACTGCCGAGGTGCTAGCGATATTCGATGCTGACGGACAGCCTTGCCAATCGGCAATAAGCACACGGGATTACAACTTTAAGTATTGGGTCGGCGAAACGGTTCGCCCCACTAAACCCTTCGACGAAAACCGTTGGAACGAATGCGCATCCGGCATCCACTTCTACATCACACGAGCCGAAGCGGAGGCCCACCTATGA
- a CDS encoding phage antirepressor KilAC domain-containing protein yields the protein MTAEPTHASTPFDAIRHTTPEGREWWSARDLMPLLGYDQWRRFADAIGRARISGHNAGHDMARHVATAGKMVPIGSGAQREAEDFHLSRLACYLVAMNGDPRKLEVAAAQTYFAVRTREAETRQAAAPAIPQTYAEALRAAANQAERAEAAERAREEAEVHARALALPAAAWNELADATGDYSVADAAKVLNRDPAISTGERKLYRFMAGLGWVFRRDGRWKAYQTQVNNGRLAEKVGKPFWHEGRGEMVNAEPTVRITPKGIGELHRRLGGHTGGPPLALVATT from the coding sequence ATGACCGCCGAACCCACCCACGCCAGCACCCCGTTCGACGCGATCCGCCACACAACGCCCGAGGGCCGCGAATGGTGGTCGGCCCGAGACCTGATGCCACTGCTCGGCTACGACCAATGGCGGCGCTTCGCCGACGCGATCGGGCGAGCCCGAATCTCGGGCCACAACGCCGGTCATGACATGGCCAGGCATGTTGCCACCGCCGGCAAAATGGTCCCGATCGGCTCCGGCGCCCAGCGTGAGGCCGAAGACTTCCACCTGTCCCGGCTAGCTTGCTACCTCGTCGCAATGAACGGCGATCCTCGCAAGCTAGAGGTCGCCGCTGCGCAGACCTACTTCGCCGTCCGGACGCGCGAGGCCGAGACCCGCCAAGCCGCAGCACCCGCCATTCCTCAGACCTACGCCGAAGCCCTGCGCGCCGCCGCCAACCAAGCGGAGCGCGCCGAGGCCGCCGAGCGGGCGCGCGAGGAAGCTGAAGTCCACGCACGTGCGCTCGCCCTACCCGCCGCCGCCTGGAATGAGCTGGCCGACGCTACCGGCGACTACTCGGTAGCCGACGCCGCGAAGGTGCTCAACCGTGACCCCGCCATCTCCACCGGCGAGCGCAAGCTGTACCGCTTCATGGCCGGCCTTGGCTGGGTATTCCGCCGCGACGGCCGCTGGAAGGCGTACCAGACGCAGGTCAACAATGGCCGCCTAGCCGAGAAGGTAGGCAAGCCATTCTGGCACGAGGGCCGCGGCGAGATGGTCAATGCCGAACCTACGGTGCGGATTACCCCGAAGGGGATCGGCGAACTCCATCGCCGGCTGGGCGGACATACTGGCGGCCCTCCGCTGGCATTGGTGGCAACGACATGA